The following coding sequences lie in one bacterium genomic window:
- a CDS encoding HU family DNA-binding protein gives MNKTELIEEVARRTGMSVAAARRTVDALFSTAPREGIIAGAVAKGDRVQITGFGTFERRRRKKRAGRNPQTGDEIVIPGGMYPAFSAGKSLKDRIGK, from the coding sequence TTGAATAAGACGGAACTGATCGAAGAAGTGGCCCGGCGCACCGGCATGAGTGTGGCAGCGGCCCGGCGTACGGTCGATGCCCTGTTCTCGACCGCACCTCGCGAGGGCATCATCGCGGGAGCTGTCGCCAAGGGCGACCGTGTGCAGATCACCGGTTTCGGAACCTTCGAACGCAGGCGCCGCAAGAAGCGGGCTGGCCGCAACCCGCAGACCGGCGACGAGATCGTGATCCCCGGCGGGATGTACCCGGCCTTCTCGGCCGGCAAGAGCCTCAAGGACAGGATCGGAAAATAG